GCTTCATAGATCTCGGCGTCCCAAGCGATGCGTTTCTTCTTGAAATCCAGACGCTTGCAGACCTTGATCGCGGTCTGGCGCGCACGCTCGGCCGGTGAGCTGACCACGTGGTCCGGCACCAGCCCTTCGCGATAGAGCCAGGAGCCGACCTTGGGCGCGTCGTTCTTGCCGCGCTTGGCCAGTGGGCGCTCGAAATCGCTCGCCGCGCCCGAGTCCCAGTCCGATTTGGCGTGACGCAGTAACAACAACTCACGTGGCATGTGAAAAAAGGGATCGGTGTAACTCAAGGGATGTATGAAAACCGCCGGGTCTCGCGTCATCGTCAGGACGCGAGATTGGAAATCACTCGATTGGAACACGGTTTTAACACATCCGTAATTTTGGCGTCACCTCAAGCGGTCTCGGCGAGCAGGCGTTCGATCATGGATTGGGACTGCCGAAGATAGCCGCCGCCGAAGAGGTTGAGATGATTGAGGACGTGATAGAGGTTGTAGAGAATGCGGCGCACGGCATAGGCGGGATCGAGCGGCCAGGCTTCGCGATAGGCGGCCTGGAAGCGCGAGCCGAAGCCGCCGAAGAGTTCGGTCATGGCCAGATCGGCCTCGCGGTCGCCATGATAGACGGCCGGATCGAAGATGACCGGCTCGCCTTCGGGTGTGGCGCCGATGTTGCCGCCCCAGAGATCGCCATGCAGGAGCGACGGGGGCGGCGCATGGCCGATGAGGGCGTCGAGTCTGGACAGCAACCGCTCGCCGTCGGACTGAAGGCGTCCGCGATGACCGTTGGCGGCAGCGAGCGCGAGCTGCGGGCCGAGTCGACGGTCACGCCAGAAGGCGACCCAGTCAGAGTGGGGTGCGTTGAGCTGGGGGGTGGAGCCGATGGTGTTGTCGCGATGCCAGCCGAAGCGTTCGGCGGTGACGCGGTGCAGCGCGGCCAGCTGGTGTCCGGCGCGCTCGCCGTCGAGCCGTCCGCCCAGATCCAGCCGCTCCATCACCAGGAAGCTCTCGCCGCCGGCAAGCCCGACGCAGACCGGCTCTGGCACCCGGATGGCCCGCGCGGCGGCGAGTGCCGCCAGTCCCTCGGACTCGGCCTCGAACATGTCGAGCCGTTCGGGCGTGTTGAGCTTGACGAAGAAGGCGCGGCTCCCGTCTTCGACGACGGCGGCTCGGTTGATGCAGCCGCCGCCGACCGGGCGCTGGCGTTGGATCTGGAAAGACTCGCCCGTGGCTGCGCCGATGTGTTCGGCGATCAGGTCCCAGCGCGTCATTCGGCGCTTCCGCGCCCGAGACGCCGATGCAGGGGGCTGGAACGCGGGAAGTGCGCGCGCAGAAAATGCATCTGGTCGGCCAGGACGTGGCGGCCCATCAGATAGACGTATTCGGCATGGGTCGGGGTGAAGGGGACGGCGAGCAGTTCCATCCCCGCATCCTCGGGCGTGCGCCCGGCCTTGTGGTTGTTGCAACGCACGCAGGCGGTGACGACGTTGCTCCAGACGTCCTGCCCGCCCCGGCTGGTGGGGCGCACATGGTCGCGCGAGAGCTGGCGTGCCGGGAAGCGCTGACCGCAGTAGAGACACATATGGTCGTCGCGCTGGAAGAGCGTGCGGTTGGAGAGCGGGGGTGAATAGTCATCGCGCGGCTGGTCGAGTGCG
The sequence above is drawn from the Allochromatium vinosum DSM 180 genome and encodes:
- a CDS encoding SixA phosphatase family protein, producing the protein MPRELLLLRHAKSDWDSGAASDFERPLAKRGKNDAPKVGSWLYREGLVPDHVVSSPAERARQTAIKVCKRLDFKKKRIAWDAEIYEAGVPALLDVLARCPGEAATVLLVGHNPGLEELLLHLAGEEVERPADGKLLPTATVARLEMPDDWSRLDPGSAHLISITRPR
- a CDS encoding fructosamine kinase family protein; the protein is MTRWDLIAEHIGAATGESFQIQRQRPVGGGCINRAAVVEDGSRAFFVKLNTPERLDMFEAESEGLAALAAARAIRVPEPVCVGLAGGESFLVMERLDLGGRLDGERAGHQLAALHRVTAERFGWHRDNTIGSTPQLNAPHSDWVAFWRDRRLGPQLALAAANGHRGRLQSDGERLLSRLDALIGHAPPPSLLHGDLWGGNIGATPEGEPVIFDPAVYHGDREADLAMTELFGGFGSRFQAAYREAWPLDPAYAVRRILYNLYHVLNHLNLFGGGYLRQSQSMIERLLAETA
- a CDS encoding HNH endonuclease, whose product is MSLLTQQVLRTDLAGMPLEWVDYRDAARLHVLGLVAYSCGDPLFLLRGGINAGTGRQSQLRIHSIIATHGLHHALDQPRDDYSPPLSNRTLFQRDDHMCLYCGQRFPARQLSRDHVRPTSRGGQDVWSNVVTACVRCNNHKAGRTPEDAGMELLAVPFTPTHAEYVYLMGRHVLADQMHFLRAHFPRSSPLHRRLGRGSAE